DNA from Burkholderiales bacterium:
TTTGCATCAGAAGCTCGACCAGCCTGAAATCGATCTCCGAATCGATATCGATCGAGCGCTCGCGCGGCATCACGTGCAGCCTGGTGCGGCCGTTCCAGAGGCCGCGGCACAGCGTGTGCCGGTGCCACACGTAGATCGACGCGTTCATCGAGTACACCTTGGGCGCCGCCTGCCGCCCGGCGATCTCGCTCGCCGGCGGTTTGACGAGCCCGACGCTGCCGTCCGGACGCCGCTCGACCATGTTGAAGTACGGATTCTTGTCCGATTCGTACGCGGTGATCACGACGTCGGTCGCGTCGTCCAGCAGCTCGATGCACGCATCGATGTCGGCGAGATCGCGCAGCGGCGACGTCGGATCGAGGTCGACGATGCGGTCGACGCGCTCGCCGGCTCTCTCCACCTCGCCCACGAGGTGCTCGATCACCGGGATCTTGGGCGCGGTGGCGGTCGCCAACGCCGCAGGCCGCAGGAAAGGCACGGCCGCACCGGCGGTTCTCGCCACCTCGGCGATCGCTTCCGAATCGGTCGAGACGTACACCGCGTCGAGGCGCCGGCTCTCGAGCGCCTGCTCGATGGTGTGGACGATGAGGGGCTTGCCGCACAGCGCGCGGATGTTCTTGCCCGGCACGCCCTGCGAGCCGCCGCGCGCGCAGATCGTCGCGATCGTCCTCATCTCTGCGCCGAGGCTTTCGCGCGCAGCGCGAGCTCGGCCGATTTCAGGCCGTCTTCGAGCGGCTGCGACGTCGGGGCGCCCGCGCCCACGCACTGCAGGAACTCGCGCATCGCCGAGACGTAGGTCTCGGCCATGTCGTAAGCGCCGGGACCGCAATCGTGCGCGCTGCGGCCGCCGGGACCGGCGTGCGTGAGAAGCTTCGCATGCAAATCCCACGTGAGCGTGCCTTTCTCGCCGACGAGCTCGTAACGCCGCACCGGTGCGCGCGCGACGTAGTCGAGACCGACCATCACCAGAGGGCCGTGCGTGCGCGCGCGCAGGAGCACGCACGCCGAATCCTCGGCCTGCACTTCGAGCGAGGAGAGCTTGCCGGTCATCGCCGCGACCTCGTCGAACTCGCCGAACAGCCAGCGCGACTGGTCGAGTTCGTGCACGAGATCGAGCACGACGCCGCCGCCGGTCGCCGACGCCCCGTAGCCGGTGCGGTAATCGCGCTCCGGCCGCCAGTCGGGCAGCCAGGCGCCCGCCTGCAGCACCGCGCGCACCACGGTGCCGATCGCGCCTTCGCGCAGGAGAGCGCGCAAGCGCTGCAACGACGCCAGGTAGCGCATGTTGCAGCCGGCGAGCGTCACCGGCGCGCGGCCGAGCTTCGCGATCTCGGCGCGCACCCGCTCGAGCTGGCCGAAATCGGTCACCGCGGGCTTTTCGACGTAACACGGCACACCCGCCTGCAGGAGCGCGACGATGTGCTCCGCATGGCGGTGCGATTCGCTGGCGACCACCGCGAAATCGGGTTTGGCGGCCAGCGCTCGCGCGAG
Protein-coding regions in this window:
- a CDS encoding acylneuraminate cytidylyltransferase family protein, producing the protein MRTIATICARGGSQGVPGKNIRALCGKPLIVHTIEQALESRRLDAVYVSTDSEAIAEVARTAGAAVPFLRPAALATATAPKIPVIEHLVGEVERAGERVDRIVDLDPTSPLRDLADIDACIELLDDATDVVITAYESDKNPYFNMVERRPDGSVGLVKPPASEIAGRQAAPKVYSMNASIYVWHRHTLCRGLWNGRTRLHVMPRERSIDIDSEIDFRLVELLMQNRR
- a CDS encoding Gfo/Idh/MocA family oxidoreductase produces the protein MTVTSGIVIGYGSIGARHADNLLAIAPGLDLTIVTRRGDLRTNRMRVERDLARALAAKPDFAVVASESHRHAEHIVALLQAGVPCYVEKPAVTDFGQLERVRAEIAKLGRAPVTLAGCNMRYLASLQRLRALLREGAIGTVVRAVLQAGAWLPDWRPERDYRTGYGASATGGGVVLDLVHELDQSRWLFGEFDEVAAMTGKLSSLEVQAEDSACVLLRARTHGPLVMVGLDYVARAPVRRYELVGEKGTLTWDLHAKLLTHAGPGGRSAHDCGPGAYDMAETYVSAMREFLQCVGAGAPTSQPLEDGLKSAELALRAKASAQR